A window from Pseudomonas kribbensis encodes these proteins:
- a CDS encoding response regulator transcription factor has protein sequence MEQTKRVLVVEDDLHIADLICLHLRDEQFEVVHSADGDEGMRLLQQGHWDALILDLMLPGVDGLEICRRARAMARYTPIIITSARSSELHRILGLELGADDYLAKPFSMLELVARVKALLRRVDAMARNLKMDAGSLSLDGLTIDPITRDVALNGQRLDLTPREFDLLYFFARQPGKVFSRMDLLNAVWGYSHEGYEHTVNTHINRLRAKIEADPAQPVRILTVWGRGYKFGTSTEQP, from the coding sequence ATGGAACAGACCAAACGCGTCCTGGTGGTCGAGGACGACCTGCACATTGCCGACCTCATTTGCCTGCATCTGCGGGACGAACAATTCGAGGTGGTCCACAGCGCCGATGGCGACGAGGGCATGCGCCTGCTGCAGCAAGGCCACTGGGATGCACTGATCCTCGACCTCATGTTGCCGGGCGTCGACGGCCTGGAAATCTGCCGCCGCGCCCGGGCCATGGCCCGCTACACACCGATCATCATCACCAGCGCCCGCTCCAGCGAACTGCACCGTATCCTCGGCCTTGAACTGGGCGCCGACGATTACCTCGCCAAACCGTTTTCGATGCTGGAGCTGGTGGCCCGGGTTAAAGCGCTGCTGCGCCGGGTAGACGCCATGGCGCGCAACCTGAAGATGGACGCCGGCAGCCTCAGTCTCGACGGCCTGACCATCGACCCGATCACTCGTGACGTGGCCCTGAACGGCCAGCGCCTGGACCTCACCCCACGGGAATTCGACTTGCTCTACTTCTTCGCCCGACAGCCGGGCAAGGTGTTCTCGCGCATGGATCTGCTCAACGCGGTCTGGGGCTACAGCCACGAAGGCTACGAACACACGGTCAACACCCACATCAATCGCCTGCGGGCGAAGATCGAGGCGGATCCGGCACAACCGGTGCGCATCCTCACGGTGTGGGGCCGTGGCTACAAATTCGGCACGAGTACAGAACAACCATGA
- the msrB gene encoding peptide-methionine (R)-S-oxide reductase MsrB — protein sequence MFSRRQILATGGGLGLAALLAGVLPKLSGGSALVGEALADEAFEVTHSDSEWHALLTDEQFDVLRKEGTERAYSSPLNNEHRAGKFACAGCDLALFSSDTKFDSRTGWPSFWAPLEHAVATRQDRSFGMTREEVHCRRCGGHLGHVFDDGPKPTGLRYCMNGLAMTFKPVAV from the coding sequence ATGTTTTCACGGCGACAGATTCTGGCAACGGGCGGCGGGCTGGGGCTTGCAGCGTTACTGGCAGGTGTATTGCCAAAGTTATCCGGGGGTTCGGCGCTGGTCGGTGAGGCACTCGCCGATGAAGCGTTTGAAGTGACCCACAGCGATAGCGAATGGCATGCGCTGCTCACCGACGAACAATTCGACGTGCTGCGCAAGGAAGGCACGGAGCGGGCCTACAGCAGTCCCCTGAACAACGAGCATCGGGCCGGCAAGTTCGCCTGCGCCGGCTGCGATCTGGCGCTGTTTTCGTCGGACACCAAGTTCGACAGCCGCACCGGCTGGCCGAGTTTCTGGGCGCCGCTGGAACACGCCGTGGCCACCCGCCAGGACCGCTCCTTCGGCATGACCCGGGAGGAAGTTCACTGCCGACGTTGCGGCGGTCACCTCGGCCATGTGTTCGACGACGGACCCAAACCCACCGGCCTGCGCTACTGCATGAACGGCCTGGCGATGACCTTCAAACCCGTGGCGGTTTGA
- a CDS encoding type II toxin-antitoxin system prevent-host-death family antitoxin: MHTINYTTARAHLAETMDRVNEDRAPLLITRQKGEPVVMMSLAEYNAMEETAYLLRSPANAERLIKSIGEMRAGKAKARQLIEE; this comes from the coding sequence ATGCACACCATCAACTACACCACGGCCCGGGCTCACCTGGCGGAAACCATGGACCGCGTGAACGAAGATCGCGCCCCGCTGCTGATCACCCGCCAAAAAGGTGAACCTGTTGTCATGATGTCTCTGGCTGAATACAACGCGATGGAAGAAACGGCATATCTGCTGCGTTCTCCAGCCAACGCAGAGCGCTTGATCAAATCGATTGGCGAAATGCGTGCAGGAAAAGCCAAAGCCAGGCAACTGATCGAAGAATGA
- a CDS encoding RidA family protein: MTERMTCDERFIALAKELNYDINGENTVGGNYAPLVRHHDELYISGMVPRTEGKIQYPGRVGLELTLKDAQAAASISAMRCLAFIVDAVGSLDKVRALLRVTVYVKSTPDFVDLSEVANGASDVFSYVLGDAGRHTRTTVGVYQLPKNAAIEVDMIAAVHPSA; this comes from the coding sequence ATGACTGAGAGGATGACCTGCGACGAACGCTTCATTGCCCTGGCAAAAGAGCTGAATTACGACATCAATGGCGAGAATACGGTGGGCGGCAATTACGCGCCGCTGGTGCGTCATCACGATGAGCTGTACATCAGTGGCATGGTGCCGCGCACCGAAGGCAAGATTCAGTATCCCGGCCGGGTCGGGCTGGAGCTGACGCTCAAGGACGCGCAAGCCGCCGCGAGCATCAGCGCCATGCGTTGCCTGGCGTTTATCGTCGATGCGGTCGGTTCGCTGGACAAGGTCAGGGCGCTGTTGCGGGTCACGGTCTATGTGAAGTCGACCCCGGACTTCGTCGACCTGAGCGAAGTGGCCAACGGCGCATCCGACGTCTTCAGTTATGTGCTGGGGGATGCCGGCCGCCATACACGCACCACCGTCGGCGTCTATCAGTTGCCGAAAAACGCGGCCATTGAAGTCGACATGATCGCAGCGGTACATCCGTCGGCGTAA
- a CDS encoding DUF6622 family protein, whose translation MLTILQNTPIRAYVFFLLVVYFGIKAFSPRRESRLSMLITPPAFLAWSLYSVNLTIDPVLFLGSWFGALLLGSLSAWLVFSRKGVALDDTATGLIMPGTVKILIMFLMFFFANYYFGYQDAVNPQLAASPDMLLLKSTVSGFMCGLISTRSLKLYWALRTLAARQSPVTAQ comes from the coding sequence ATGCTCACGATTCTGCAAAACACCCCGATTCGAGCCTACGTGTTTTTTCTGCTTGTGGTTTATTTCGGCATCAAGGCGTTTTCTCCCCGCCGCGAAAGCCGTCTCTCGATGCTCATCACACCGCCGGCGTTTCTGGCGTGGTCGTTGTACTCCGTGAACTTGACGATCGACCCGGTCTTGTTCCTTGGCAGTTGGTTTGGCGCGCTGTTGCTGGGCAGCCTCTCGGCCTGGCTGGTTTTTTCCCGCAAGGGCGTGGCACTCGACGATACCGCGACCGGGCTGATCATGCCGGGCACCGTGAAAATCCTGATCATGTTCCTGATGTTCTTTTTCGCGAACTATTACTTCGGCTATCAGGATGCGGTAAATCCGCAGCTGGCCGCTTCCCCCGACATGCTGCTGCTCAAGTCCACGGTATCGGGGTTCATGTGCGGCCTGATCAGTACCCGCTCGCTGAAGCTCTACTGGGCACTGCGAACCCTCGCCGCCCGACAGTCGCCAGTGACCGCACAATAA
- a CDS encoding Txe/YoeB family addiction module toxin, whose translation MKIEFTPTGWEDYLWFQQNDKAGLKRINLLIKAIQRQPFEGLGKPEPLKHNMSGFWSRRITAEHRLVYAIEDGEVCVITCRYHY comes from the coding sequence ATGAAAATCGAGTTCACGCCAACCGGGTGGGAAGACTACTTATGGTTTCAGCAGAACGATAAGGCCGGTCTCAAACGCATCAATCTGTTGATCAAAGCGATCCAACGACAACCCTTCGAAGGACTTGGCAAACCCGAGCCGCTCAAGCACAACATGAGCGGCTTCTGGTCCCGACGGATAACTGCCGAACATCGTTTGGTCTATGCAATTGAAGACGGTGAAGTCTGCGTCATCACGTGCAGATATCACTACTGA
- a CDS encoding aspartate aminotransferase family protein — MTAALMNTYQPLALSFTKGLGTRLWDQAGREYLDAVAGVAVTNVGHSHPRIVSAISEQAGLLLHTSNLYSIDWQQQLALKLTQLAGMERAFFNNSGAEANETALKLARLHGWRKGIEQPLVVVMANAFHGRTLGTLSASDGPAVRLGFNELPGDFIKVPFGDLEALNQVQQKHGERIVAILVEPIQGESGVQIAPPGYLKALREQCNRHGWLLMLDEIQTGIGRTGRWFAFQHEGIVPDVMTLAKGLGNGVPIGACLARGRAAELFTPGSHGSTFGGNPLACRVGCTVLDIIEEQGLLENARVQGERLLSRLRAELADNPNVLAIRGQGLMIGIELKQPIRDLTLIAARDHGLLINVTRGKTIRLLPPLTIDEREVGMIVRGIGRVLERD; from the coding sequence ATGACCGCCGCCCTGATGAACACGTACCAACCGCTGGCCCTGAGTTTCACCAAAGGTCTGGGCACTCGACTGTGGGATCAGGCCGGTCGCGAGTACCTCGATGCCGTCGCGGGTGTGGCGGTGACCAATGTCGGCCACTCGCATCCGCGAATTGTTTCAGCGATCAGCGAGCAGGCGGGATTGCTGTTGCACACCTCCAACCTCTACAGCATCGACTGGCAGCAGCAGTTGGCGCTGAAGTTGACCCAGCTGGCGGGGATGGAGCGGGCGTTCTTCAACAACTCCGGTGCCGAGGCCAACGAAACCGCGCTGAAACTGGCGCGCCTGCATGGCTGGCGCAAGGGGATCGAGCAGCCGCTGGTGGTGGTGATGGCCAACGCTTTTCACGGCCGCACCCTGGGCACGTTGTCGGCCAGCGATGGCCCGGCGGTGCGCCTGGGATTCAACGAGTTGCCGGGGGACTTCATCAAAGTGCCATTTGGTGATCTTGAAGCGCTGAATCAGGTGCAGCAAAAACATGGCGAGCGAATCGTGGCCATTCTGGTGGAGCCGATCCAGGGCGAAAGCGGCGTACAAATCGCGCCGCCGGGTTACCTGAAAGCCCTGCGCGAACAGTGCAATCGCCACGGGTGGTTGCTGATGCTCGATGAAATCCAGACCGGCATCGGTCGCACCGGCCGGTGGTTTGCGTTCCAGCATGAAGGCATCGTCCCCGACGTCATGACCCTCGCCAAAGGCCTGGGTAACGGCGTGCCGATCGGTGCCTGTCTGGCTCGCGGCCGGGCAGCGGAACTGTTTACGCCAGGCAGCCATGGCAGCACCTTCGGCGGCAATCCGCTGGCCTGCCGGGTGGGTTGCACCGTGCTGGACATCATCGAAGAACAGGGCCTGCTGGAAAATGCCCGGGTACAAGGCGAGCGTTTGCTCAGCCGCCTGCGGGCGGAACTGGCGGACAACCCGAATGTGCTGGCGATTCGTGGGCAGGGATTGATGATCGGCATCGAACTGAAACAGCCGATCCGCGACCTGACCCTGATTGCCGCGCGGGATCACGGATTGCTGATCAACGTCACTCGCGGCAAGACGATCCGGCTGCTGCCGCCGCTGACGATTGATGAGCGGGAGGTGGGGATGATTGTGAGGGGGATAGGGCGCGTACTGGAACGGGACTGA
- the cyoD gene encoding cytochrome o ubiquinol oxidase subunit IV, whose protein sequence is MANAHSHDSHDAGHGSVKSYAIGFILSVILTVIPFGLVMFPTLPKSTTLAIVLLFAVIQVIVHLYYFLHLDRSVAQRNNVIAFVFTAIVIVLLVGLSLWIMFSIHTYMMAK, encoded by the coding sequence ATGGCTAATGCACACTCCCATGACAGCCATGATGCTGGCCACGGCAGCGTAAAGTCGTACGCCATCGGCTTCATCCTGTCGGTGATCCTGACCGTCATCCCGTTCGGCCTGGTGATGTTCCCGACCCTGCCGAAGTCCACCACGCTGGCAATCGTCCTGCTGTTCGCGGTAATCCAGGTGATCGTTCACCTGTATTACTTCCTGCACCTGGACCGTTCCGTTGCCCAACGTAACAACGTGATTGCGTTCGTCTTTACGGCCATCGTGATCGTGCTGCTGGTCGGTCTGTCGCTGTGGATCATGTTCAGCATCCACACCTACATGATGGCGAAGTGA
- the msrA gene encoding peptide-methionine (S)-S-oxide reductase MsrA, whose protein sequence is MKTRIIWRRLLLGVAAAGVIGQCSAFSFGAEEGVAIPPPALDENTQAHSETAVFAGGCFWGVQGVFQHVKGVQKAVSGYAGGAANTAEYERVSEGDTGHAESVQVTFDPTQVSYGSLLQIYFSVAHNPTELNRQGPDSGTQYRSALFPVNADQQRVAQAYIAQLDAAHAYSKPIVTRLETYNGFYPAEDYHQDFLTEHPTYPYIVINDLPKVAQLKQLFAERYQEKPVLVKSGS, encoded by the coding sequence ATGAAAACTCGAATTATCTGGCGTCGTCTGTTGTTGGGCGTCGCGGCGGCCGGGGTGATCGGTCAGTGCTCGGCATTTTCCTTCGGTGCCGAGGAAGGCGTGGCCATTCCACCGCCAGCGCTTGATGAGAACACCCAGGCACACAGCGAGACGGCAGTCTTCGCCGGCGGCTGTTTCTGGGGTGTGCAGGGTGTTTTTCAGCACGTCAAAGGTGTGCAGAAAGCCGTCTCCGGATACGCCGGCGGCGCGGCGAATACAGCGGAGTATGAGCGGGTCAGCGAGGGCGATACGGGCCATGCCGAGTCGGTGCAAGTCACCTTCGATCCGACCCAGGTCAGCTACGGCAGCCTGTTGCAGATCTACTTCTCGGTGGCCCACAACCCGACCGAGCTCAACCGTCAGGGCCCGGACAGCGGCACGCAATATCGCTCGGCGCTGTTCCCGGTCAATGCCGATCAGCAACGCGTTGCACAGGCCTATATCGCCCAGCTTGATGCGGCGCATGCCTACAGCAAACCCATCGTGACCAGACTGGAAACCTACAACGGCTTCTATCCGGCGGAGGACTATCACCAGGACTTCCTCACCGAACATCCGACCTATCCGTACATCGTGATCAATGATCTGCCGAAGGTGGCGCAGTTGAAGCAACTGTTCGCCGAGCGTTATCAGGAGAAACCGGTGCTGGTGAAAAGCGGGTCGTGA
- a CDS encoding cytochrome c biogenesis protein DipZ, which yields MWLLVLAYLGGVLTIVSPCILPVLPFVFARTGQPFIKSGLPLLAGMALTFALVATLAAVGGGWVVQVNQYGRWLALLFVALFGLTLLLPRLAERLTRPLVSAGSRLSEAAGQDNRPHPGASFLIGVATGLLWAPCAGPILGLILTGAALQGASIATTLLLLAYAAGAATSLAAALLLGGKVFALMKRSIGTGEWIRRGLGAAMLAGVAAIALGLDTGILARVSTASTGGLEQALVGKLSGKSPHGNGTMMAQIPAADDAANGSMMAAGGAMKMAAKAPGSLPVEGQLPPLDGAVQWLNSAPLDAQALKGKVVLVDFWTYSCINCLRTLPYVKAWAEKYKDQGLVVIGVHAPEFAFERDVGNVTKAMKELGINYPVAIDNDYRIWRAFNNEYWPAHYFADAQGRIRYHHFGEGDYAESERVIQQLLREAGAKTVADGLINADAQGVQLAPDMNQVLSPETYVGYQRAEHFVPETSLVPDKVAAYTAPTNLALNDWSLGGQWAVGAERATASAPASRIVYRFHARDLHLVLGPGTDGKPVRFKVTIDGQAPGDAHGVDVAPDGSGQVTEQRLYQLVRQTDEVKDRTFNIEFLDPGVSAYAFTFG from the coding sequence ATGTGGCTCTTGGTTCTCGCTTATCTCGGCGGTGTGCTGACGATCGTCAGCCCGTGCATCCTGCCGGTTCTGCCTTTTGTCTTCGCTCGCACCGGGCAGCCGTTTATCAAGAGTGGCTTGCCGCTGTTGGCCGGGATGGCACTGACCTTCGCCCTCGTCGCGACACTGGCGGCGGTGGGCGGCGGTTGGGTGGTGCAAGTCAATCAGTACGGTCGCTGGCTCGCGTTGCTGTTCGTTGCACTGTTCGGGCTGACGCTGCTGCTGCCGCGTCTGGCCGAGCGTCTGACCCGGCCGCTGGTGTCCGCCGGCAGTCGCCTGTCGGAGGCCGCCGGCCAGGACAATCGTCCGCATCCCGGCGCGTCGTTTCTGATCGGTGTCGCCACCGGGCTGCTCTGGGCACCGTGCGCCGGGCCAATCCTCGGCTTGATTCTGACCGGTGCCGCGCTGCAAGGGGCAAGCATCGCCACCACGCTGTTGTTGCTCGCTTATGCGGCGGGCGCGGCTACGTCGCTGGCTGCGGCGCTTCTGCTGGGCGGTAAGGTTTTCGCGCTGATGAAGCGCTCGATCGGCACCGGCGAGTGGATCCGCCGCGGGCTCGGCGCTGCGATGCTGGCCGGTGTGGCCGCCATCGCGCTGGGCCTCGACACCGGGATTCTGGCGCGGGTGTCGACGGCTTCCACCGGAGGTCTGGAGCAGGCACTGGTCGGCAAACTGTCGGGGAAATCCCCTCACGGCAACGGCACGATGATGGCGCAGATTCCCGCAGCGGATGACGCGGCGAACGGCAGCATGATGGCTGCTGGCGGCGCGATGAAAATGGCCGCCAAGGCACCGGGCTCGTTGCCGGTCGAAGGTCAGTTGCCGCCGCTCGATGGCGCGGTGCAATGGCTCAACTCCGCGCCCTTGGATGCACAGGCATTGAAGGGCAAAGTGGTGCTGGTGGATTTCTGGACCTACTCCTGCATCAACTGCCTGCGCACCTTGCCTTACGTCAAAGCCTGGGCCGAGAAGTACAAGGATCAGGGCCTGGTGGTGATCGGCGTACATGCCCCGGAATTTGCCTTCGAACGTGATGTAGGCAACGTCACCAAAGCCATGAAGGAACTGGGCATCAACTACCCGGTGGCCATCGATAACGACTACAGGATCTGGCGCGCTTTCAACAATGAATACTGGCCGGCACATTACTTTGCCGACGCCCAGGGGCGCATTCGTTACCACCACTTTGGCGAAGGGGACTACGCCGAATCGGAACGCGTCATCCAGCAACTGCTGCGTGAGGCCGGTGCGAAAACCGTCGCTGACGGTTTGATCAATGCCGATGCCCAAGGCGTGCAGCTGGCCCCGGACATGAATCAGGTGCTGTCGCCGGAAACCTACGTCGGCTACCAGCGTGCGGAACATTTCGTACCGGAAACCAGCCTCGTGCCTGACAAGGTGGCGGCTTACACGGCGCCGACCAACCTGGCTCTGAATGACTGGAGTCTGGGCGGGCAATGGGCAGTCGGTGCCGAGCGCGCCACCGCCAGCGCGCCGGCCAGCCGCATCGTCTATCGCTTCCACGCCCGTGACCTGCATCTGGTGCTGGGGCCGGGAACGGACGGCAAACCGGTGCGCTTCAAAGTGACCATCGACGGTCAGGCGCCGGGAGATGCCCACGGTGTCGACGTGGCGCCGGACGGCAGTGGTCAGGTGACCGAACAACGCCTGTATCAATTGGTGCGGCAGACCGATGAGGTGAAGGACCGAACCTTCAACATCGAGTTTCTCGATCCGGGCGTGTCGGCCTACGCCTTTACCTTCGGCTGA
- a CDS encoding LysR family transcriptional regulator: MNLFQSMSVYVKVVETGSMTAAALQCEMSTTMVGNHLRALEQRLGVQLLQRTTRRQRLTEFGTVYYQRCLEVLGLVQDSERLAEQTLDEPRGLLRITAPLTFGVERLAPALSEFSLQYPQVRMDVVLTNSRPDLLESGLDVAFRLGHFEQSNLIARPLIDYTLTVCASPDYVARRGMPLTPEDLQQHDCLSFAYPAGDDWQSVEKRWRLSGPDGEIMVDVSGPMLMNTSAGLHQAARTGMGIVMLPDALVEQDLRDGKLVTVMPDYQPPSRPLHLLYAQDRYRLPKLRRFVEFAMRTWGKS, from the coding sequence ATGAATTTGTTCCAGTCAATGAGCGTCTACGTCAAAGTCGTGGAAACCGGCAGCATGACCGCGGCCGCCCTGCAGTGCGAAATGTCCACGACCATGGTCGGCAATCACCTGCGGGCACTGGAGCAGCGCCTCGGCGTACAACTGCTGCAACGCACCACCCGCCGACAGCGGCTGACCGAATTCGGTACGGTCTATTACCAGCGCTGTCTGGAGGTGCTGGGGCTGGTGCAAGACTCCGAACGACTCGCCGAGCAAACCCTGGATGAACCGCGCGGCCTGCTGCGGATCACCGCGCCGCTGACCTTCGGTGTCGAACGCCTGGCTCCGGCGCTCAGCGAATTTTCCCTGCAGTATCCGCAGGTCAGAATGGATGTCGTGCTGACCAACAGCCGCCCGGATCTGCTGGAGAGTGGTCTCGATGTGGCGTTCCGCCTCGGCCATTTCGAACAATCGAACCTGATCGCCCGCCCCCTGATCGACTACACCCTGACCGTGTGCGCGTCTCCGGATTACGTGGCCCGGCGCGGCATGCCGCTCACGCCTGAAGACCTGCAACAGCACGATTGCCTGTCGTTCGCCTACCCCGCCGGCGATGACTGGCAATCGGTGGAAAAGCGCTGGCGCCTGAGCGGCCCGGACGGTGAAATCATGGTCGATGTCAGCGGACCGATGCTGATGAACACCTCGGCCGGCTTGCACCAGGCGGCGCGTACTGGCATGGGCATCGTGATGCTGCCCGATGCACTGGTGGAACAGGATTTGCGCGATGGCAAACTTGTCACAGTAATGCCCGACTACCAGCCACCGAGCCGTCCTCTGCATCTGCTGTATGCACAGGATCGTTATCGGCTGCCGAAGCTTCGGCGCTTCGTCGAGTTTGCGATGCGGACATGGGGGAAAAGCTGA
- a CDS encoding sensor histidine kinase, translating into MKLTLTQRLSLVFAVLLLACCGTSAWLQVRSSQMHELEVVQGLSRDLAQHIAHDTVLMDSNGLMPGAVRELFSQLMLVNPSVEVYLLDTEGRIVGNAAPEGRLRRQSVDLQPIRRLLNDQPLPILGDDPRSVDGRKVFSAAPLQVNGKPAGYLYVVLLSEAHDRFAERGATSAALNTALLSIGLVAFLCLIAGLTAFNLITRPLRRLTETVSRFDIDGAPQSLPIAPTPVDKSADPDEIAVLDAAFRQMQNRLGEQWRSLTRQDQERRELVANISHDLRTPLASLHGYLETLSLKDATLSPEERRRYLGIALDQSRKVGGLAQSLLELVRLEHGFVQPVLEQFSLTDLVQDIFQKFELGAEARNVELKASFSANLPTVCADLGLIERVLTNLFDNALRHTPSGGEIELGLKPQGALVEITVSDTGPGIAAELREGLFLRPFNIGGARRDGGLGLRIVHRILQLHGREIQLLDVAGRGATFRFSLPVDQQNAEEWIVRSMNLNTPGK; encoded by the coding sequence ATGAAACTGACCCTGACGCAGCGCCTGTCCCTGGTGTTCGCCGTATTGCTGCTGGCGTGCTGTGGCACGTCGGCGTGGTTGCAGGTGCGCTCCAGCCAGATGCATGAGCTGGAGGTGGTGCAGGGTCTGTCCCGGGATCTGGCGCAGCACATCGCTCACGACACGGTGCTGATGGACAGCAACGGCCTGATGCCCGGTGCGGTGCGCGAACTGTTCAGCCAGTTGATGCTGGTCAACCCGAGTGTCGAGGTGTACCTGCTCGACACCGAAGGCAGGATCGTCGGCAACGCCGCACCGGAAGGACGCCTGCGTCGGCAGTCCGTCGATCTGCAACCGATCCGGCGCCTGCTCAATGATCAACCGTTGCCGATCCTCGGCGACGACCCGCGCAGCGTCGACGGCCGCAAGGTCTTCAGCGCAGCGCCGTTGCAGGTCAACGGCAAGCCGGCCGGTTACCTTTACGTGGTCCTGCTCAGCGAAGCGCACGACCGTTTCGCCGAACGCGGCGCCACCAGTGCAGCGTTGAATACGGCGTTGCTGTCCATTGGCCTGGTGGCGTTCCTGTGCCTGATTGCCGGTCTGACGGCATTCAATCTGATCACCCGGCCGTTGCGCCGGCTGACCGAAACCGTGAGTCGCTTCGACATCGACGGCGCACCGCAATCGCTGCCAATCGCGCCGACGCCTGTGGACAAGTCTGCCGACCCGGACGAAATCGCCGTGCTCGACGCGGCGTTCCGACAAATGCAAAACCGCCTCGGCGAACAGTGGCGCTCTTTGACCCGTCAGGATCAGGAGCGCCGGGAACTGGTGGCGAATATTTCCCATGATTTGCGCACGCCATTGGCATCGCTGCATGGTTACCTGGAAACGCTGTCACTCAAGGACGCCACGCTGTCTCCGGAAGAACGCCGCCGCTATCTGGGGATCGCCCTGGATCAGAGCCGCAAGGTCGGCGGGCTCGCGCAGTCGCTGCTGGAACTGGTGCGCCTTGAACATGGCTTCGTACAGCCTGTGCTGGAGCAGTTTTCCCTGACCGATCTGGTGCAGGACATCTTCCAGAAATTCGAATTGGGCGCCGAGGCCCGGAATGTCGAACTCAAGGCCAGTTTCAGCGCCAACCTGCCGACCGTCTGCGCTGACCTCGGGCTGATCGAACGGGTGCTGACCAACCTGTTCGATAACGCCTTGCGCCATACGCCATCGGGGGGCGAAATCGAACTCGGTCTGAAACCACAAGGCGCGCTGGTTGAAATCACCGTCAGCGACACCGGCCCCGGCATTGCTGCCGAGTTGCGTGAGGGCTTGTTCCTGCGCCCTTTCAATATCGGCGGCGCGCGACGCGACGGCGGACTGGGCCTGCGAATCGTGCACCGGATCCTGCAACTGCACGGGCGCGAGATCCAGTTGCTCGATGTCGCAGGACGGGGCGCGACCTTTCGCTTCTCGCTGCCGGTGGATCAACAGAACGCCGAAGAGTGGATCGTGCGTTCGATGAACCTGAATACGCCGGGCAAATAA
- the cyoE gene encoding heme o synthase: MSLKHFIQITKPGIIFGNVLSVAGGFFLASKGHVDLAVFLAAMIGTSLVVASGCVFNNCIDRDIDLKMERTKNRVLVQGLISLKLALVYATVLGVAGVALLYKVANPLAALFAVIGFIIYVGFYSLYLKRKSVHGTLVGSLSGAMPPVIGYVAVTNSFDMAALTLLVMFSLWQMPHSYAIAIFRFNDYLAASIPVLPVKRGIQVAKKHILFYILAFLVATLMLTFSGYAGMSYLAVAAAMGMYWLYMAWTGYKAVDDTVWARKLFVFSIFTITALSVMMSLDFKVPTELLLTYAP; the protein is encoded by the coding sequence ATGTCGCTCAAGCACTTTATCCAAATCACCAAACCGGGGATCATTTTCGGTAACGTGCTTTCTGTGGCAGGCGGGTTCTTCCTGGCCTCGAAAGGGCATGTAGATCTGGCGGTGTTCCTGGCCGCCATGATCGGCACTTCCCTGGTCGTGGCCTCCGGTTGCGTGTTCAACAACTGCATCGACCGCGACATCGACCTGAAGATGGAACGCACCAAGAACCGGGTGCTGGTCCAGGGCCTGATCTCCCTGAAACTGGCCCTGGTCTATGCGACCGTCCTGGGTGTCGCCGGCGTTGCGTTGCTGTACAAGGTGGCCAACCCGTTGGCTGCCCTGTTCGCCGTGATCGGCTTCATCATCTACGTCGGCTTCTACAGCCTGTACCTCAAGCGCAAGTCGGTTCACGGCACGCTGGTGGGCAGTCTGTCGGGCGCCATGCCGCCGGTGATCGGTTACGTGGCCGTGACCAACAGCTTCGACATGGCCGCGTTGACCCTGCTGGTGATGTTCAGCCTGTGGCAGATGCCGCATTCCTACGCCATCGCGATCTTTCGCTTCAACGATTACCTGGCCGCATCGATTCCGGTGTTGCCAGTGAAGCGCGGGATCCAGGTGGCCAAGAAGCACATCCTGTTCTACATCCTGGCGTTCCTCGTGGCGACCCTGATGCTGACCTTCAGCGGCTACGCCGGCATGAGCTACCTCGCCGTCGCCGCGGCCATGGGCATGTACTGGCTGTACATGGCCTGGACCGGCTACAAGGCGGTGGATGACACGGTCTGGGCACGCAAGCTGTTCGTGTTCTCGATCTTCACCATCACCGCGTTGAGCGTCATGATGTCCCTGGACTTCAAGGTGCCGACCGAGCTGCTGCTGACGTACGCGCCGTAA